GTACATGGACGGGATCGGACCTATCGCAGGTATGTCGACATAGCGGAAGAGAAGGACCGCTATGAACGCGCTTCCAGCGATGACCACCGCAGCGGCGTAAGCCGGCCGGCTGCCTCGCACCAGGACATAGAGGCCGACGAGGATTGCGGCCGCGGCCTCGAGACGGAACAGGTTGCCTTCCCCGATTCCGCCAGGGGCACCCAACTGGTAGCCGGCGGCAAGATCGAAGTGCACCACTGCATCGATGACCAAGGCTGCCGCCACGAGCAGTCGCAGCAGGATGTCCTTGGGCCCGCGGCTTATCGGCTTGCGGCGGGCCGCTTCACGGGTGCTCATTTCACTGTGCTCATTTCACGACCAGGGTTCCGTGCATGTTGGGGTGGTAGGTGCAGTGGTAGGGGTAGCTGCCCGGTGTGGTGGGCGCCGTGAACTGGGTTGTTCCGCCCCCGCCGTCGACGGCGGCATCGAAGGCCTTGCCGTCGTCCGAGGTGACCGTGTGGGCCTGGGCGTCCTCGTTCTTCACGGTGATTTTGGCGCCCGGGCTGACCGAGACGGGTCCTTGATAGCCGAAGTCCTTGATGGTGATGGTGAGCGATGGGGATTGCGGAGCGCCGGAGGATGTGGCGGAAGGCGGGCCCGATGACGCGCCATAGCCGCCGGTTCCGGATGACCCGCAACCGCTCACGGCGACCAGGGCGGCCGCCGCAACGACGACCATCAGGGTCTTGGGGCTCTTCTTCATGATTGGTTCCCCGCTTCTCGTATCCGGTGGCCGCAATGTGCTTGCCACATTCATGAGACGAATTCCAGGGCGGTCGGGTTCACCGGCGCGGGGAAATTGCCGTTGGCGCCCCGATAGGGGTCCCTCGATCACCCCACTGGACGCAGCGTCCTGCAGACCTCCACGAAAGCCTTGAAGGGGGCGAGCCGTTCTTCGTCGGGCAGCTGGGAGGCCTCGGGGTGCCATTGCACAGATGCGACCCATCTTTGTGGGTCCTCAAGGGCTTCCACGGTCCCATCCTCCGCAACTGCCGTCACTACCAAACCATCGCCTACCCTGGCCACGGCCTGGTGATGTCCCGAAGCAATCCGCACCGAGGTCCGTGAGCCATAGAGCCCGGCCACTTTGGAATCCGGTGAAAGTTCGACGTCGTGCCACGCCCAGGCGCTGAGCTCACCTTCCGCCGGGGTCAGGCCGTTGTGCTCCACCAACGATGGGTGCATGTCCTGGATCAGCGTCCCGCCATAGACCACGTTGAGGAGTTGGTGGCCGCGGCAGATGCCGAGGGTGGGCAAACCGGCGTCGAGCGATCCACGGGCGACTGCCAAGTCCAAGCGATCCTGGTCAGGGTTGACGTCGTAGCAGGCCTCAGTCGCTTCTTCACCGTAGAGTCGCGGATCCAGGTCTCCGCCGCCGGGCAGCAGGACCCCGTTGAGGGAGCGGAGCTCGGCGGCCAGCGGACCGGCTTCGTCGGTGAAGGAGGCGTCCAGCAGTACAGGCTCCGCACCGGCGTCGCGCACGAGTTCGACGATGAAGTCGAAGAGTTCATTCGCCTCTCCCACGCGAGGATCTGCGCTTTCGGAGCTGCTGAGGCGGACAGGAATGCCGATCCGGGGCCTTAAGCTGCTTTGCTGTTCGGAAGTCTGCATGCTCCATGATGCACTGGCTGGTCGGCTCCTGCGCAACGGGAACCGCGGGCTTACGCTGATGCCATGAATCCGTCCCGCGCCCTGACTCCTAGTCCCCGTACGCTCGACATTGAGAGCGTGGCCCATTTCGACAGCCTTTTGGGCTCCGGTGCCGCGACGATGCACGGATGGCACGCCCAGTCGCTGGACCTGCGAGGCCGACGCGCGGACCTGGAGAGGCTGGATCCCCAAGGTGCCATCTTCCTGGGCTGTACCTTCGACGACGGCGTGGAGGACTCCCTGCGAAGCCGCGGCGCACTCATCTTTCCCAAGCTGCGCGGCGTGCCGTTCAATCCGTATCGGGGAAGACTCTACAGCGCAGCCGAACTGTACGAGGACATTGACTCCACGGAGTACGAAGCCACGCTCGACGCCCAGGTCTACCAGTGGAGCATCATGCCGGGGCAGCGGACCAGCCTGGACGCCACCCTTGCCGCCGCGCTGCACGACCACGCCATCGGGGACGCCCTGGACGAGCTCCTGGGCAACGGGGATTTCGCGGGGAACAAGATCGTGGGAGTCATGGGCGGGCACGTCGCGCAACGCGGAACACAGGAGTTCGGGGACGCGGCGCGCCTGGGTCGGCTCTTGGCACTGTCCGGATTCACGGTAGCCACCGGGGGAGGGCCCGGTGCCATGGAAGCTGCCAATTTGGGCGCCTACTTGAGCGGACTGCCCGACGCCGACTTCGCCGGCGCGCTGAAATCGCTCGCGGCGGTGCCGGGTTTCCGCCCCTCGGTGACGGCCTGGGCGCGGGCGGCGGCCGCCGTCGTCGGGCACCATCCGAGCGGGACGACGTCGCTGGGCATCCCCACCTGGTTTTACGGGCACGAGCCACCGAACCTCTTCGCGACCCACATCGCCAAGTACTTCGCCAACTCCATGCGCGAAGCGATCCTGCTCGAGTTATGCAGCGGCGGGATCGTGTTCCTTCCGGGATCCGCCGGCACCGTGCAGGAAATCTTCCAGGACGCGTGCGAGAACTTCTACGGCGCCCCGGAAACCGTCACGCCCATGGTGCTCGTGGGGCGTGACCACTGGGAGCACAAGTATCCGGCGTGGCCCATGTTGCAGAGCCTCGCCGCCGGGAAAGTGATGGAAGGCCGGATCTTCCTGGTAGACAGCGTCGAGGAGGCGCTCGCCGTCGTCGCGGGCTAGGGCTTCGCGGAGGACATGCCCAGCCCTGGCCCTGAGCACTGGACATATTCCGAATATGCCCATTTCCGGACTCCAAGGCTGGACATGTCCCTTGGATTGAGAGGGTTATGTCCCCTGCTCAGGCTTAAGGCTGGGCATGTCCCGTGGATGATTAGTGCGCATGTCCATTTTTGGAGTCCAAAGCTGGGCATGTCCTGTGTGGCGAAAGGTGATATCGGGCTAGTGCGGGGCGCGGCCGCCCAGGCGCGTGGTGATCTTGCGGGCTGCGTCTTGGCATGCCTCGCCGAGGCTGCGGAGCGTGTCCTGCGAGACCCGGAACTTTGGGGCTGGGATCAGGACGGAGGCCACGATGTCTCCGCGGTGGTCAAAGACGGGAGAGGCAACGCCGACTTCTTCGATGGATGTTTCGCCGAAATTGAAGGCCCAGCCTCGCTTCACGGATTCCTCGAGCCGGCGCAGGTAGGCCTCTAGTGCTTCCTCGTCGAGCCCAGGCAATGTAATGGAGCCACTTCGCAAGAGCTTGCGCACGCGGTCGGCGTCTTCGGCGGCAAGGAAGACCTGTACCGAAGAGCTGAGGGCCTCGTTGTAGCGGGCACCCAATGGAGCGAGGTGCTTGACCTGGTGACGGCTGGCGATTTGCTCCACGCACATGGATTCGCTCCCGTTCCACACCATGAGCGCGCTCGTCTCGCCCGTCCGTTCGCTCAGTTCGCGCAGCACGGGATAAGCCACCCGGCGCTCTTCCAGTTCGGCGAGGAGCGGGCCTGCAAGGGCGATCATCCCCAGGCCCAGCCGGAAGCGTCGGGATTCCGGGTCGCGTTCCACCAGGTGTTCTTGTTCGAAGGTTGCGAGGATCCGGGACACGGTGCTCTTGTGCAAGCCGATCCTGCCAGCGATCTCGGTGACACCCAGCAAGGGCTCCTCGGCGGTGAAGCTGCGGAGCACGGCGATGGCGTTCTCGAGTACCGAAGCGCCCTTGGAGTCGCCGTTGGACGCGGTTTCGCTGGAGATTGCACGCGGTTCTGCATGCGGTTCTGCTGGGGTCATGATGGTCACTATATGGCTCTTTTTACTGGGACATGCCCAGCCTTCGCCTAGGGCAATGAGCATATGAGTCATATGTCCACTGCTCGGGCGCAAGGCTGGGCATGTCCATTGGAGGTGGGTGTCAGGCGCCGATGATGTTGTATTCCGGGCCGAACGGGAACTTGGTGATGTTCTCTGCGCCGTCTTCACCGACCACCAGGATGTCGTGTTCCCGGTACCCGCCGGCACCCGGCTGGCCGTCGAGGACCGTGATCATCGGTTCCATGGAAACCACCATGCCCGGCTCCAGGACCGTGTCGATGTCTTCGCGCAGCTCAAGTCCGGCTTCCCGGCCGTAGTAGTGCGAGAGGACTCCGAATGAGTGTCCGTAGCCGAAGGTTCGGTTGGCGAGAAGTCCATGCGAAACATAGATTTCGTTGAGCTCTGCGGCGATGTCCTTGCAGACGGCGCCGGGCTTGATGAGTTCCAGTCCGCGCTTGTGCACGTCCACGTTGATGTTCCACAGTTCCAAGGAGCGGGCATCGGGTTCGCCGTAGAACAGGGTGCGCTCCAGTGCCGTGTAGTAGCCCGAGGTCATGGGGAAGCAGTTCAGCGACAGGATGTCGTGTTCCTGGATCTTGCGGGTGGTGGCCCAGTTGTGGGCGCCGTCCGTGTTGATGCCGGACTGGAACCAGACCCAGGTGTCGCGGATTTCGGAGTCCGGGAACGTCCGGGCGATCTCGTGGACCATGGCTTCGGTGCCGATCAAGGCGACCTCGTACTCGGTGATTCCGGCCGTGATGGCGTTGCGAATGGCCTCGCCGCCGCGGTCGCCGATCCGGGCGCCGTGCTTGATGACCTCGATTTCCTCGGACGACTTGATCATGCGCTGGCGCATCGCGGCCTGGGCCACGTCCACAAGCGTCGCGCCGGAGAATGCGGCCTGGATCTTGTTGCGGTTGTCCAGCGGAAGCGAATCGTCCTCCACACCCAGGCGCCGGACGTTGATCCCGCGGGTGCGCAGTACTTCCTGGATGCCGAAGATGTAGTTGTCCCGGCGCCAGTCCGTGTAGACCAGGTTGTCCCCGTAGCTACGGCGCCACGGCATTCCGGCGTCGATGTTGGCGGTCACGGTGACTGTGTCGTCGGTCGTGACCACCATGGCGTAGGAACGGCCGAAGTAGGTGAACAGGAAGTCCGAGTAGTACTTGATGGAGTGGTAGCTGGTCAGGACAACGGCGTCCAGTTCCTTCTCTGCCATGATCCGGCGAAGACCGGCAAGGCGCCGCTCAAACTCCGCGTCGGAGAAGGTCAGGGAGACCTTCTCTCCGTTGTTGAGGACCTTGAGGCGCTCGAGCTTGGTGACGTCGCTTACGGCTTCATTCTCGGTGATGGTCATGGGTGGTGTTCCTTTCAATGGGTGGGTTGTTTCAGTCCTGCTGCAGGGGCTTCTTGGAAGTTTCCACAGCGAAGAGGACCGCGATGAGGGAGATGACGGCGGCCGCCACGAGGTACCAGCCGGGAGCCAGTTGGTTGTGGGTCAGGCCGATGAGGAGGGTTGCCATGAAGGGGGCGGTGCCGCCGAACAAGGCGTTGGAGAGATTGAAGCTGACGGCGAAGCCGCTGTAGCGGACCCTCGTGGGGAAGAGCTCGGCAAGGAAGCTGGGCAGGGTGCCGTCGTTGAGCGTGAGCATGCCGCCCAGCAGGATCTGGATCAGGACAATGACCAGGAAGTTGCCGGTGTCGAGGAGCATGAACGCCGGAACGGTCAGCACCACGAAGAGTACGGAAGCCGTGATGAGCATGCGCTTGCGGCCGAACCTATCGGATGCGATCCCGGTCAGGAAGACGAATCCGATGTAGCTGAGGAGGGCAATGGTGGTGGCAAGGAACGATTCGGCCGCGCCGAAGTGAAGCTCCTCGGAGAGGTACGTGGGCATGTAGCTGAGGATCACGTAGAACCCGACGGCGTTGAGCAGCACGGCGCCCGTCGCGATGATGAGCTGCTTGCGGTACGTCTTGAACATCGCGAATGCCGGAGCCTTGACCGCGGTGTCTTTCGCGGCCATTTCGCGGAACGCCGGCGTGTCCTCGAGCTTCGTGCGGATGTAGCGGCCGATCAGGCCCATCGGGGCGGCCAGGAGGAAGGGCAGGCGCCAGCCCCATTCGCCGAGCTGCTCGGCGCTTAGCACCGAGCTGAGCAGTGCCGCGAGGAGGGAACCGAGCAGCAGGCCTGCCGCTGTACTGGCAGGTACGACGGCGGCATAGAGTCCGCGCCGATTGGCCGGCGCATATTCCACCAGGAAGGCCGAGGCGCCTGCGTATTCGCCTGCTGCGGAGAAGCCCTGGACAACGCGGACGAGCAGCAGGAGGACCGGTGCCATGACGCCGATGGTGTTGTAGCCGGGGATCAGGGCGATGCAGAAGGTTGCCACGGACATGAGCACGATCGACAGGGAGAGTGCCTGTTTCCGTCCGAGCCGGTCACCGATGTGGCCCCAGATGAATCCGCCCAGTGGACGGACGAAGAACGAGACGGCAAAGACGCCAAACGTGGCGAGCAGCGCGGTCTGCCGGTCCGACGCAGGGAAGAAGACGGTCGAGATAATCCCGGCAAGGTAGCCGTAGACGGCGTAGTCGAACCATTCGACGAAGTTGCCGATGAAGCTTGCAGTGATGACGCGGCGGCGGGTGTCTTTGCTGACCGTGTGGTTGTTGGCGGGCTTTGACGGGCCGCCCGGGGTGGCTGGTGCTTCGGGAAGCTCGCCGGATCCGCCTTTGGATCCGGCATGAGCGCTTCCCGGGATTGCTGCCACGGAGGATGTTTCGTTTTTCATGAATCCACCAAGAATTTTGGGGTTGCATTCAACGCAACGCTGTTGCACCAGAATAGATGTGTTGTGCATCACCGTCAAGGGTCTGCGGCTTTCACCCAACTGACTCGCATTAGATGTCGTATTCGGCGCTCTAAACGA
This genomic interval from Arthrobacter sp. FW306-2-2C-D06B contains the following:
- a CDS encoding cupredoxin domain-containing protein, whose protein sequence is MKKSPKTLMVVVAAAALVAVSGCGSSGTGGYGASSGPPSATSSGAPQSPSLTITIKDFGYQGPVSVSPGAKITVKNEDAQAHTVTSDDGKAFDAAVDGGGGTTQFTAPTTPGSYPYHCTYHPNMHGTLVVK
- a CDS encoding gamma-glutamyl-gamma-aminobutyrate hydrolase family protein — translated: MQTSEQQSSLRPRIGIPVRLSSSESADPRVGEANELFDFIVELVRDAGAEPVLLDASFTDEAGPLAAELRSLNGVLLPGGGDLDPRLYGEEATEACYDVNPDQDRLDLAVARGSLDAGLPTLGICRGHQLLNVVYGGTLIQDMHPSLVEHNGLTPAEGELSAWAWHDVELSPDSKVAGLYGSRTSVRIASGHHQAVARVGDGLVVTAVAEDGTVEALEDPQRWVASVQWHPEASQLPDEERLAPFKAFVEVCRTLRPVG
- a CDS encoding LOG family protein, whose translation is MNPSRALTPSPRTLDIESVAHFDSLLGSGAATMHGWHAQSLDLRGRRADLERLDPQGAIFLGCTFDDGVEDSLRSRGALIFPKLRGVPFNPYRGRLYSAAELYEDIDSTEYEATLDAQVYQWSIMPGQRTSLDATLAAALHDHAIGDALDELLGNGDFAGNKIVGVMGGHVAQRGTQEFGDAARLGRLLALSGFTVATGGGPGAMEAANLGAYLSGLPDADFAGALKSLAAVPGFRPSVTAWARAAAAVVGHHPSGTTSLGIPTWFYGHEPPNLFATHIAKYFANSMREAILLELCSGGIVFLPGSAGTVQEIFQDACENFYGAPETVTPMVLVGRDHWEHKYPAWPMLQSLAAGKVMEGRIFLVDSVEEALAVVAG
- a CDS encoding IclR family transcriptional regulator, which produces MTPAEPHAEPRAISSETASNGDSKGASVLENAIAVLRSFTAEEPLLGVTEIAGRIGLHKSTVSRILATFEQEHLVERDPESRRFRLGLGMIALAGPLLAELEERRVAYPVLRELSERTGETSALMVWNGSESMCVEQIASRHQVKHLAPLGARYNEALSSSVQVFLAAEDADRVRKLLRSGSITLPGLDEEALEAYLRRLEESVKRGWAFNFGETSIEEVGVASPVFDHRGDIVASVLIPAPKFRVSQDTLRSLGEACQDAARKITTRLGGRAPH
- a CDS encoding aminopeptidase P family protein, which codes for MTITENEAVSDVTKLERLKVLNNGEKVSLTFSDAEFERRLAGLRRIMAEKELDAVVLTSYHSIKYYSDFLFTYFGRSYAMVVTTDDTVTVTANIDAGMPWRRSYGDNLVYTDWRRDNYIFGIQEVLRTRGINVRRLGVEDDSLPLDNRNKIQAAFSGATLVDVAQAAMRQRMIKSSEEIEVIKHGARIGDRGGEAIRNAITAGITEYEVALIGTEAMVHEIARTFPDSEIRDTWVWFQSGINTDGAHNWATTRKIQEHDILSLNCFPMTSGYYTALERTLFYGEPDARSLELWNINVDVHKRGLELIKPGAVCKDIAAELNEIYVSHGLLANRTFGYGHSFGVLSHYYGREAGLELREDIDTVLEPGMVVSMEPMITVLDGQPGAGGYREHDILVVGEDGAENITKFPFGPEYNIIGA
- a CDS encoding MFS transporter — encoded protein: MKNETSSVAAIPGSAHAGSKGGSGELPEAPATPGGPSKPANNHTVSKDTRRRVITASFIGNFVEWFDYAVYGYLAGIISTVFFPASDRQTALLATFGVFAVSFFVRPLGGFIWGHIGDRLGRKQALSLSIVLMSVATFCIALIPGYNTIGVMAPVLLLLVRVVQGFSAAGEYAGASAFLVEYAPANRRGLYAAVVPASTAAGLLLGSLLAALLSSVLSAEQLGEWGWRLPFLLAAPMGLIGRYIRTKLEDTPAFREMAAKDTAVKAPAFAMFKTYRKQLIIATGAVLLNAVGFYVILSYMPTYLSEELHFGAAESFLATTIALLSYIGFVFLTGIASDRFGRKRMLITASVLFVVLTVPAFMLLDTGNFLVIVLIQILLGGMLTLNDGTLPSFLAELFPTRVRYSGFAVSFNLSNALFGGTAPFMATLLIGLTHNQLAPGWYLVAAAVISLIAVLFAVETSKKPLQQD